In Burkholderia gladioli, a genomic segment contains:
- a CDS encoding amidase, whose protein sequence is MTTFAPFPPLATLAADLAAGRTTSRALVDTALERIAAPDGQGSIAFTGVDAEAARTAADAHDRLRAAGTVLSPLAGIPISVKDLFDIAGQRTRAGSRALDDAAPASADAPAVARLRRAGAVIVGRTNMSEFAFSGLGLNPHYGTPRSPYRREVAGEARITGGSSSGAAASVADGMAAVALGTDTGGSIRIPAALCGLTGFKPTASRVPRSGGVPLSTTLDSFGPIGVSVACCALVDRILAGLAPRVPAARPLEGVRLGVLNHYVTDGMDAEVGAAFDAALRHLEAAGAIVSDLRFAPLDRLPEINRFGFSPIEAYAWHRPLLADRRDQYDPRVLARILKGETASAADYLDLIAARAAMLDEAEQTLWSRVDAVLAPTVPVVPPRIAELEADDEAFGRTNALILRNPSAFNFLDACALSVPCHPRDAAPVGLMLAAGPHRDDALLAIGQAVEAVLAAIR, encoded by the coding sequence ACGACCTTCGCTCCGTTCCCTCCGCTTGCCACCCTGGCCGCCGATCTCGCCGCCGGCCGCACCACCAGCCGCGCGCTGGTCGATACCGCGCTCGAGCGCATCGCCGCGCCCGATGGGCAAGGTTCGATCGCCTTCACGGGCGTCGATGCCGAGGCCGCGCGCACCGCCGCCGACGCGCACGACCGCCTGCGTGCGGCCGGCACCGTGCTCTCGCCGCTGGCCGGCATCCCGATCTCGGTGAAAGACCTGTTCGACATCGCCGGCCAGCGCACGCGGGCCGGCTCGCGCGCGCTCGACGACGCGGCGCCCGCCAGCGCCGACGCGCCCGCCGTGGCGCGGCTGCGGCGCGCCGGCGCGGTGATCGTCGGACGCACCAACATGAGCGAGTTCGCCTTCTCGGGGCTCGGCCTCAATCCGCACTACGGCACGCCGCGCTCGCCCTACCGGCGCGAGGTGGCAGGCGAGGCGCGCATCACCGGCGGCTCCTCGTCGGGCGCGGCCGCCTCGGTCGCCGACGGCATGGCCGCGGTCGCGCTGGGCACCGACACCGGCGGCTCGATCCGCATCCCCGCCGCGCTCTGCGGCCTGACCGGCTTCAAGCCGACCGCCAGCCGCGTGCCGCGCTCGGGCGGCGTGCCGTTGTCGACCACGCTCGACTCGTTCGGGCCGATCGGCGTCTCGGTGGCCTGCTGCGCGCTGGTCGACCGGATCCTCGCCGGCCTGGCGCCGCGCGTGCCGGCCGCGCGGCCGCTCGAAGGCGTGCGGCTCGGGGTGCTCAATCATTATGTGACGGACGGCATGGATGCCGAGGTCGGCGCCGCCTTCGACGCCGCGCTGCGCCATCTCGAGGCGGCCGGCGCGATCGTCTCCGACCTGCGTTTCGCCCCGCTCGACCGCCTGCCCGAGATCAACCGCTTCGGCTTCTCGCCGATCGAGGCCTATGCCTGGCACCGGCCGCTGCTGGCCGATCGGCGCGACCAGTACGATCCACGCGTGCTGGCGCGCATCCTCAAGGGCGAGACGGCCAGCGCGGCCGACTACCTGGACCTGATCGCCGCGCGCGCCGCCATGCTCGACGAGGCCGAGCAGACGCTCTGGTCGCGCGTCGACGCGGTGCTGGCGCCGACCGTGCCGGTGGTGCCGCCGCGCATCGCCGAGCTGGAAGCCGACGACGAGGCCTTCGGGCGCACCAACGCGCTGATCCTGCGCAACCCGAGCGCCTTCAACTTCCTCGACGCCTGCGCACTGTCGGTGCCCTGCCATCCGCGCGACGCGGCGCCGGTCGGGCTGATGCTGGCCGCCGGCCCGCATCGCGACGATGCCCTGCTGGCGATCGGCCAGGCGGTCGAGGCGGTGCTGGCGGCGATTCGCTGA